From the Alkalispirochaeta americana genome, one window contains:
- a CDS encoding sugar ABC transporter ATP-binding protein, with protein MSGVSKSFAKNEVLSNIDLSLVPGEIHALLGENGAGKSTLMNILFGMPVIHSTGGFTGKIRFDGQDVAFQSPFEAMKRGIGMVHQEFMLIPNFTVSENIKLNREKTRPNVTSRFLGQTLEVLDYKTMNGDSRRSLDRLNIDIDEKGPVSRLPVGYKQFVEIAREIDKDNIKLLVFDEPTAVLTEGEADTLLQAMQKLADSGVAILFITHRLEEVIRIADNITVLRDGKLAGARKTSETNLYELAELMVGHRVGKQFDKTITDHSSRAKALSVQNLRVFMPGEEVRKVNLDIYEGEIFGIGGLAGQGKIGIANGIMGLYPAKGSVQVFGDDLPLNAPRDALQRDMFFVSEDRKGIGLLLDLSIELNIAMPSIESKLRFLRGILGINQVQYSQVRENARKMIKELDIRCYGPKQAVRNLSGGNQQKVCLAKALTFGPRILFVSEPTRGIDIGAKKLVLDTLVKMNKEHKITIIMTSSELAELKTISDRIAIIDNGEVAGILRSDDDDVKFGLLMGGKRIETLKGSAS; from the coding sequence ATGAGCGGCGTCTCCAAGTCGTTCGCCAAAAACGAGGTATTGTCAAACATTGATCTATCGCTCGTTCCGGGCGAAATCCACGCCCTGCTCGGTGAGAACGGAGCCGGAAAATCGACCCTCATGAACATCCTCTTCGGGATGCCCGTGATCCATTCGACCGGCGGCTTCACCGGGAAGATACGGTTCGACGGCCAGGACGTGGCCTTCCAGAGCCCCTTCGAGGCTATGAAGAGGGGTATCGGCATGGTTCATCAGGAATTCATGCTTATTCCCAACTTCACGGTGTCGGAGAACATAAAACTGAATCGTGAAAAAACCCGCCCCAACGTTACAAGCCGATTTCTGGGACAGACCCTGGAAGTCCTCGATTACAAGACCATGAACGGTGATTCCCGCCGTTCTCTGGATCGCTTGAACATCGACATTGATGAAAAAGGCCCCGTCTCCCGCCTGCCCGTGGGCTACAAGCAATTCGTTGAGATCGCCCGAGAGATCGACAAGGACAACATCAAGCTCCTGGTCTTTGACGAACCCACGGCGGTCCTCACCGAGGGCGAAGCCGATACCTTGCTTCAGGCCATGCAGAAACTGGCCGACTCCGGTGTGGCGATCCTCTTCATCACCCACCGCCTTGAAGAAGTCATTCGAATCGCTGACAACATCACCGTTCTGCGGGACGGGAAACTGGCGGGAGCCAGAAAAACCTCCGAGACCAACCTCTATGAACTGGCAGAACTAATGGTGGGACACCGGGTTGGAAAGCAGTTCGATAAAACGATCACCGACCATTCCAGCCGGGCCAAGGCGCTCTCGGTGCAGAACCTCCGGGTCTTCATGCCGGGCGAAGAAGTCCGAAAGGTGAATCTCGACATCTACGAGGGTGAGATTTTTGGCATCGGGGGCCTGGCAGGCCAGGGAAAAATCGGAATCGCCAACGGTATCATGGGGCTCTATCCGGCCAAGGGCTCTGTCCAGGTCTTCGGTGACGACCTTCCCCTCAACGCCCCTCGAGACGCTCTGCAGAGAGACATGTTCTTTGTCTCCGAAGACAGAAAAGGGATCGGCCTGCTTCTGGACCTCTCGATCGAGCTCAATATTGCCATGCCCTCGATCGAAAGCAAGCTACGGTTTCTCCGGGGGATTCTCGGTATCAACCAGGTTCAGTATTCCCAGGTCCGTGAAAATGCACGAAAGATGATTAAGGAGCTGGACATTCGTTGCTACGGACCAAAGCAGGCTGTTCGCAATCTCAGCGGAGGAAACCAGCAGAAGGTTTGTCTTGCCAAGGCCCTGACCTTCGGGCCGCGGATTCTCTTTGTATCGGAGCCCACTCGGGGAATCGATATTGGCGCAAAAAAGCTGGTTCTTGACACCCTCGTAAAAATGAATAAAGAGCATAAGATCACGATCATCATGACTTCCTCGGAGCTTGCCGAGTTAAAAACCATCAGTGATCGGATTGCAATTATCGACAATGGAGAGGTAGCAGGAATCTTGCGCTCCGACGACGACGACGTAAAATTCGGCCTCCTCATGGGCGGAAAGCGTATTGAAACACTGAAGGGGAGTGCATCGTGA
- a CDS encoding ABC transporter permease subunit has product MKDRILDALKSFGIPRIIIVLFLIGLWVTATAVGIPFSDLLYDCVVRTGMWVILALAMLPGIRCGIGLNFGLSIGILAGLVGMLVSIETDFSGFAGFLMSIIFAMPVAVLFGFLYGMLLNRVKGSEMMVSTYTGFAMVSLMSIGWLVLPFNAPEMAWPIGVGVRVTISIERRFSQILNNFWQFNIGDLTIPTGLLLFIGFVCFIYWFYFRTKSGSAMLAAGDNPRFAESCGISVDRYRIMGTIMSTVAGAVGIVVYAQSFGFIQLYQAPLMMGFPAVACILIGGATIKKASIFNVILGTFLFQSILVTAQPVANEIAGSVSNVAEITRLIIQNGIILYALAQTSTQG; this is encoded by the coding sequence GTGAAAGACCGGATTCTAGACGCTCTAAAATCTTTCGGCATTCCGAGAATCATCATCGTGCTATTTCTGATCGGCCTCTGGGTCACCGCGACGGCGGTGGGCATCCCCTTCTCCGATCTTCTCTACGACTGCGTGGTTCGAACCGGCATGTGGGTTATCCTTGCCCTGGCAATGCTGCCGGGAATCCGCTGTGGCATCGGCCTCAATTTCGGCCTTTCAATCGGAATTCTGGCTGGACTGGTGGGAATGCTTGTAAGTATCGAGACCGATTTCAGCGGCTTTGCGGGCTTCCTCATGTCCATCATTTTTGCCATGCCTGTGGCAGTGCTCTTTGGCTTTCTCTACGGGATGCTCCTGAACCGTGTAAAGGGTTCGGAAATGATGGTCTCCACCTACACCGGTTTCGCCATGGTCTCCCTCATGTCGATCGGGTGGCTGGTGCTTCCTTTCAACGCCCCCGAGATGGCCTGGCCCATCGGCGTGGGTGTGCGTGTAACCATCAGCATCGAGCGACGGTTCTCCCAGATCCTCAATAATTTCTGGCAGTTCAACATCGGTGATCTGACAATTCCCACGGGCCTGCTTCTCTTTATTGGATTTGTCTGCTTCATCTACTGGTTTTATTTCCGCACCAAAAGCGGTTCGGCCATGCTTGCAGCAGGCGACAACCCCCGCTTTGCCGAGTCCTGTGGCATCTCGGTGGACCGCTACCGGATCATGGGAACCATCATGTCTACCGTGGCTGGTGCCGTTGGCATTGTGGTATACGCTCAAAGTTTTGGCTTTATCCAACTCTACCAGGCGCCTCTCATGATGGGATTCCCTGCCGTAGCCTGTATTCTCATAGGGGGAGCCACCATCAAGAAAGCGTCGATCTTTAACGTCATTCTTGGAACCTTTCTGTTCCAGAGCATTCTGGTGACAGCCCAACCTGTGGCAAACGAGATCGCCGGTAGTGTATCGAACGTAGCAGAGATCACCCGCCTGATCATCCAGAACGGGATCATCCTCTACGCACTGGCTCAGACCTCAACGCAAGGGTAA
- a CDS encoding ABC transporter permease subunit, producing MASKFQIGSTIKTFVTNHMVILVFSFLCIGGFYLSNLSLPFFVNDLISRIARNMFIVLALIIPVVAGMGLNFAVVLGAMGAQFALIMATHWGFAGFGGVMGAMVLSLPMNVLFGYLTGKLFNRSKGKEMISGLILGFFALGIYQLILLVFIGTIIPMDNPDMVLSSGVGLRVSIDVMGLKYGLDHLWQMKLSHFTVLCAAGVIALNLFRYLRRERLQKHLVVSGIAALFFLWGLTEVLSPTMTGNQRIPMVTFGMIGLLCLFTAFVLRTKLGQDFKAVGQDQHIALVSGIKVDQVRLIAIILSTVFAGFGQIMFIQNMGVFSTYGAHEQTGLFAVASILIGGATVVKANIGHAVLGTILFHSLFIISPLAAQTLFGNAQVGEYFRVFLAYGVIGAALAMYAWKKLMAERAAFEAADSAS from the coding sequence ATGGCAAGCAAGTTTCAAATCGGATCGACAATTAAAACGTTCGTAACCAATCACATGGTTATACTGGTCTTCTCTTTCCTCTGTATCGGGGGATTTTACCTCTCCAATCTGTCGTTGCCCTTCTTCGTGAACGACCTGATCAGCCGCATAGCACGGAATATGTTTATCGTCCTGGCACTCATTATCCCTGTAGTTGCAGGGATGGGGCTGAACTTTGCCGTCGTTCTTGGGGCAATGGGCGCTCAGTTCGCTCTGATCATGGCAACCCACTGGGGGTTTGCAGGTTTCGGCGGGGTAATGGGGGCAATGGTGCTCTCTCTCCCCATGAATGTACTCTTCGGGTACCTTACGGGAAAACTGTTTAACCGGTCCAAGGGAAAGGAGATGATCTCCGGACTGATCCTGGGGTTTTTTGCTCTGGGAATCTACCAGCTCATCCTTCTGGTCTTTATTGGCACCATCATCCCCATGGACAACCCCGATATGGTCTTGAGCTCCGGAGTGGGCCTGCGGGTCTCCATCGACGTGATGGGCCTGAAATACGGCCTTGATCATCTATGGCAAATGAAGCTCTCCCATTTCACAGTGCTCTGTGCGGCCGGGGTGATCGCCCTGAACCTCTTCCGGTATCTCCGCCGGGAACGGCTACAGAAGCACCTGGTCGTATCGGGAATCGCGGCTCTCTTTTTCCTCTGGGGCCTGACAGAAGTACTGAGCCCGACCATGACCGGAAACCAGAGAATTCCCATGGTGACCTTTGGCATGATCGGTCTTCTCTGCCTCTTTACGGCCTTTGTTCTGCGCACCAAACTTGGACAAGACTTCAAGGCTGTCGGCCAGGACCAGCACATCGCTCTTGTCTCGGGCATCAAGGTAGACCAGGTTCGCCTGATCGCGATCATTCTGTCCACAGTTTTTGCCGGGTTCGGGCAGATCATGTTCATTCAGAATATGGGCGTTTTCAGCACCTACGGCGCCCACGAGCAGACCGGTTTGTTCGCCGTTGCCTCGATTCTCATCGGGGGCGCCACGGTGGTAAAGGCAAATATCGGCCACGCTGTGCTGGGCACGATCCTCTTTCACTCGCTCTTTATCATTTCACCTCTGGCGGCGCAGACCCTCTTTGGCAACGCCCAGGTAGGTGAATACTTCCGGGTCTTTCTTGCCTACGGCGTCATCGGGGCAGCCCTGGCCATGTACGCCTGGAAGAAACTGATGGCAGAACGGGCCGCTTTCGAGGCAGCCGACTCAGCTTCCTGA
- a CDS encoding dihydroorotate dehydrogenase, whose protein sequence is MPKPVEIMGLQLKNPILVAAGPWARDGVSIQRCLDAGASAVITETVTLEANNNICPRLYFKDGRTFNTKLYSHLHLEQWEDEVEKVSKKDGKLIFSIWGASASELSYLAKKVECLGADAIEISISAPIGTRNQAIHNHSPYTQDCIKAVVDVVDIPVMVKLSYEAAISPDFTRSIADAGVTAVSAIDALKGLMGVRIADRKAEMPTYGGYTGGQIRPVALATTATLKQYTSFQICSVGGIVNYEHILEFLMLGAQAVQLASVIQLEGYDVIGQVLRDLEGWLASQGIDDYAEMRGSALASLSPFEDISPAPLTARLTEECRESCDVCLRGCIYHAINRDERGDIRIVPSVCTGCGWCVARCPLNKLKLCWE, encoded by the coding sequence ATGCCAAAGCCTGTAGAGATCATGGGACTTCAGCTCAAGAACCCGATTCTCGTTGCTGCAGGGCCCTGGGCACGGGATGGCGTGTCGATTCAGCGGTGTCTTGACGCAGGAGCCAGTGCGGTTATAACCGAAACGGTCACTCTTGAGGCAAATAACAACATTTGTCCCCGGTTATATTTCAAGGATGGCCGAACATTCAACACAAAACTCTATTCTCATCTTCACTTGGAGCAGTGGGAGGATGAGGTGGAGAAAGTGTCCAAAAAAGACGGGAAACTAATTTTCAGCATCTGGGGGGCATCGGCGTCGGAGCTCTCCTATCTGGCAAAAAAGGTGGAGTGCCTTGGTGCCGATGCAATCGAGATCAGCATTTCCGCTCCGATAGGAACGCGGAACCAGGCAATTCACAATCATTCACCCTATACACAGGACTGTATAAAGGCCGTGGTTGACGTGGTTGATATCCCGGTTATGGTGAAGCTTTCCTACGAAGCGGCAATTTCACCAGACTTCACCCGCTCTATTGCCGATGCTGGAGTAACAGCTGTGAGCGCAATCGACGCATTGAAGGGGCTGATGGGCGTCAGAATCGCAGACAGAAAAGCAGAGATGCCCACCTACGGAGGGTACACCGGTGGGCAGATTCGGCCCGTTGCGCTTGCGACCACGGCAACGTTGAAGCAATATACTTCGTTCCAGATTTGCAGCGTCGGGGGGATTGTCAACTACGAACATATTCTGGAGTTTCTCATGCTGGGGGCTCAGGCTGTCCAGCTCGCCTCGGTTATTCAGCTCGAAGGATACGACGTAATAGGGCAGGTGCTTCGTGATTTGGAAGGATGGCTTGCATCCCAAGGGATCGACGATTATGCCGAGATGAGAGGATCGGCCCTGGCAAGTCTGAGCCCCTTCGAGGATATCAGCCCGGCGCCTCTCACGGCACGGCTGACTGAGGAGTGCAGGGAGTCCTGTGACGTATGCCTCCGGGGGTGCATCTATCATGCCATTAATCGGGACGAGCGAGGGGATATCCGGATAGTTCCGTCGGTTTGTACTGGCTGCGGGTGGTGTGTGGCGCGCTGTCCCCTGAACAAACTCAAGCTGTGCTGGGAGTAA